In the Pseudomonas orientalis genome, one interval contains:
- a CDS encoding HPP family protein — translation MLARWLPAAINTRPFEWSRAAIGMALGTMLSVWVCAQVFGMDVALHLLGPLGASAVLLFAVSSGALAQPWSIMGSYLCAGIVALLVARVLGRTLGSACLAAGMTVVLICWLRCLHPPAGGLAMTLVLADPASIALGWHELAPVMLGAGALLTCALAYNNATRTRYPKAPAEPAPVVIGSAPVTDPAITAADLKLALADMEQFFDVEPTALEALIHTAEGHARRRSIGEVLASRVV, via the coding sequence ATGCTTGCTCGCTGGTTACCTGCCGCCATCAATACCCGTCCCTTTGAATGGAGTCGCGCCGCAATCGGCATGGCCTTGGGCACAATGCTCAGTGTCTGGGTGTGCGCCCAGGTATTTGGCATGGACGTGGCCCTGCACCTGCTGGGCCCGCTGGGCGCGTCGGCGGTGCTGCTGTTCGCCGTGTCGTCGGGAGCACTGGCGCAGCCCTGGTCGATCATGGGCAGTTATCTGTGCGCGGGCATCGTGGCCTTGCTGGTGGCGCGAGTATTGGGACGAACCCTGGGCAGTGCTTGCCTGGCGGCGGGCATGACCGTCGTGCTGATCTGCTGGCTGCGCTGCCTGCATCCACCCGCCGGTGGCCTGGCCATGACGCTGGTATTGGCCGACCCTGCCTCCATCGCCCTCGGCTGGCACGAACTGGCACCGGTCATGCTCGGCGCCGGTGCCCTGCTGACGTGCGCATTGGCTTATAACAACGCCACCCGCACGCGCTATCCCAAGGCGCCTGCCGAACCGGCGCCGGTCGTGATCGGCAGTGCGCCCGTAACCGACCCGGCCATCACGGCAGCAGACCTCAAGCTGGCATTGGCCGATATGGAACAGTTCTTCGACGTCGAGCCCACGGCGCTGGAAGCATTGATTCATACCGCCGAAGGCCATGCGCGACGCCGCAGCATCGGCGAAGTCCTGGCCAGCCGGGTGGTGTAA